In a single window of the Diospyros lotus cultivar Yz01 chromosome 10, ASM1463336v1, whole genome shotgun sequence genome:
- the LOC127811764 gene encoding uncharacterized protein LOC127811764 — MEEPFQEDEILQQPVIDVNIDLGGTLQDDNVLVEEVDVSNIVEEEENDMGRGRSRTSYRTTPSPNVNSGSQYSSPDSTPVVQSTQFNLQSPPPPPPSQPFAPMLHQFPYPGTTMPPWGYYGVPPTFYPPDVVPPSGQYVGGTSHMPDRHSPYTFMPTPQGLNSSSAST, encoded by the exons ATGGAAGAGCCTTTTCAAGAGGATGAAATATTGCAACAGCCTGTAATTGATGTAAATATTGACCTTGGAGGCACTTTACAAGATGATAATGTGCTAGTAGAGGAAGTTGATGTCTCCAATAttgttgaggaagaagaaaatgatat GGGAAGAGGTAGAAGTAGAACATCTTATAGGACCACACCTTCTCCAAATGTCAATTCTGGTTCGCAATATTCTTCTCCTGACTCCACACCTGTTGTTCAATCCACACAATTCAATCTCCAGTCACCACCCCCACCACCACCCTCACAACCTTTTGCTCCCATGCTTCATCAATTTCCATATCCTGGAACCACGATGCCGCCATGGGGTTATTATGGTGTTCCACCTACTTTCTACCCACCAGATGTTGTACCACCGAGTGGCCAATATGTTGGGGGAACTTCTCATATGCCAGACAGACATTCCCCATACACATTCATGCCGACACCGCAAGGACTCAATTCATCATCTGCTTCTACATAA